The Papaver somniferum cultivar HN1 unplaced genomic scaffold, ASM357369v1 unplaced-scaffold_11, whole genome shotgun sequence region AAAGAAACTCTTCATAAAAATCTCTTGGATAATAACAGCCACTCACTCATATCCACATGCAAATGACAAGAGGATTCAACCCTTTGCTTATTTGATACGCCATATGCCCCCCCTTGGATACCAAAGATCTTTTCTCTTACTCCTAAATCTCCTTAGTCCTTGTGTCCAAAATCATAATGCCTGGTCCTTTAGATAAAGTACTACACAGATGGTACTCTAAAGACTTGTTGGAAAATAATAATGCATGGTTCATAGTTTGTTGAATGTCTAATCAATTACTATCAGAGTCAAAAGTCAAGACTTCTCCTTGTCTGGTAAGTTTCTTGGTAACCAAATTTCCTTTAAGTCGGTCTGTTGTCCTCCTATAAAATTTCTAGCGGATGCATTCATTTTGTTCAAGTACCAAACCActctccttctttcttcttttttctttaagcAAAAGAAACCATCTTAATCTTCGACATTCAAGATGTGGGGAATGGGAGATAGTAATTATTGGACAGCAATCGGAACAAGTCTTGGTTCTCTTATGTTTTTCTACACATTGATAGAACGATTCTTTCCTCATGGTTTTGTACATCAATATGTAGAAAAATATTGGAAGCGTATGCTTCGTTTTACTAATCGTTATATTCAGATTACTATTGATGAATACTCTGGAGAACTCGTAGATCAGAAGAACCAGTCTTACACCTTCGCCGACGCTTATCTTAGTGCCGTAGCTATACAACGTGCATTGCAGCTCAAGGCGTATACTCCAAAAAACAGCAACAAGCTTGTTCTGAGTATGGTTGATTATGAGATGACTACACCTGATGAGTTTCAAGGAGTTACACTTTGGTGGATGTTAAGCAATACCAATGAAATCGGCGAACCCCGAAAGGTAGATACCAGCCGGTCATTAACGCTTACGTTTCATAAGAAGTATCGGCATTTTGTGACGGAGAAGTATTTGGATCATGTCATGGAAAAAGGGAAAGAAGTGTTGGCCCAAAATCAGCAGAGAAAGCTTTACACTAATAACTCAAGAGATAATTGGTATGAGCAAGAGATGTGGAGCCATGTAGTGTTTAATCACCCTGCAACGTTGGATAATCTAGCAATGGACAAGGCGAAAAAAGAAGACATTATGGAAGATCTTATTGCATTTAGCAAAGCTAAAGATTATTATGCAAAGATTGGCAAAGCTTGGAAACGTGGGTATCTTCTCTATGGACCTCCGGGTACCGGAAAGTCTACTATGATTGCGGCAATATCCGAGTTTATGAACTATGATATCTATGATCTTGAGTTAAAGTCAGTCAGAGGAGGGAATAGTGAACTGAGAAAGCTATTGCTGGATACATCTGATAAATCTATTATTGTGATCGAAGATATCGATTGTTCGATCGCCCTTACAGACAAACGtaagacgaagaagaaaacaCGCAGTAAAAAAAAGAAATCGTATGAGCAAAGATTGGCTGAGATACGTGGTGACAAGGATGTAACTCTCTCAGGGCTGCTAAATTTCATTGATGGGTTATGGTCAAGCACTGGCGGGGAAAGACTTATCATTTTTACTACTAATCATATTGAGAAGCTGGATCCAGCACTCATTAGACGTGGTCGTATGGATAAGCATATTGAGTT contains the following coding sequences:
- the LOC113328509 gene encoding AAA-ATPase ASD, mitochondrial-like, which produces MWGMGDSNYWTAIGTSLGSLMFFYTLIERFFPHGFVHQYVEKYWKRMLRFTNRYIQITIDEYSGELVDQKNQSYTFADAYLSAVAIQRALQLKAYTPKNSNKLVLSMVDYEMTTPDEFQGVTLWWMLSNTNEIGEPRKVDTSRSLTLTFHKKYRHFVTEKYLDHVMEKGKEVLAQNQQRKLYTNNSRDNWYEQEMWSHVVFNHPATLDNLAMDKAKKEDIMEDLIAFSKAKDYYAKIGKAWKRGYLLYGPPGTGKSTMIAAISEFMNYDIYDLELKSVRGGNSELRKLLLDTSDKSIIVIEDIDCSIALTDKRKTKKKTRSKKKKSYEQRLAEIRGDKDVTLSGLLNFIDGLWSSTGGERLIIFTTNHIEKLDPALIRRGRMDKHIELAYCCFHGFKILAKNYLNIDDHPLFETIRCMIDEARITPADVAENLMPKTVNGGDYSEVCLGNLITALEKSKEDAARLDAERLLEEEEESEEEEEDEEDDEDF